ctcagctgtcaaactgacctTCCTATAGTGCACGTCTGACTATGCCACTCCCTCCTGACTCCTACAGTGCAAGTCTATGGCACTCCctattcaataagctccagtggctcctttttatctttaggataaaatataaaaatcagcTATTTGATATTCACAGCTCTTTATAGCTtgaccccctcctacctttccagtcttatactttactctttCCCACAAACTCAGTTCAGTgaaactggtctccttgctgttcctcacacaaaacacTGATCAGGTGACTCCAGCAAAAATTctttgcctcctgacttccctggtttcctttaaatcctGGCTAAAACCTCACCTTTcataagaagcctttctcaatcctccttaAAAACTAGTGtgttccttctgttgattatttccaatttatcctgtatagcttgtctgtacatagttatttgcatgttgtcttccccattggactgtgagttccttgaaagcagggactatcttttgcctttctttgtagacCCAGTGCTAAATCCTCAATGTCTGACTGTTGACTAACTTCATATATGCCAGGTGCTTTCcctttttctgtgtcttctgcATGCTGTTCTCTATACCTGGAATGTCCTCTCTACCATCTCTACCTATTGAATTACGGCCCATCTTTTAAGATCCACTTCAAGTATCAACTCCTCTATGAAGTACTCCCTTGTCTGCCCAATGGagaattatttttccttccttgaaCACAGTGATTTGTGCCTCTTAGGAACTTATATTGTAGAGTTGTATCCCCCTCTTAGATTGTAATCACCATGAAGAAGGCCCATGTATTTATTAAACTTTTACACCTCCCATATCATTTAGGATAGTGTTTTGTACATCATAACTTCTTTCAAATGTTGTTCCATTGAGAAACACCCCCTCTTGTGGCAAAAACCAATCCAGGCTTACAGTGTACTCTGCCACATAAAGGTAGTAGCCAGTGGTGAATTAAAGTCTTACAAAAAGGTAAGGTATCTGCTTTTGCGCTTGTCCTATGTGCTCTCAGCAGCAAATTTAGGACATTATACTTCTAGCTGCATAGAGGATCACTATGCATCAAAAAGCCCAACGATTACTCAAACAGGccataaattattttaatgtaaaaaagaaaaaatgaagttgaTATGGCAACACAACTAGTAAAGTGAATATATCACAAAataaagtgggtttttttttcaggcaaCACTGGCTGTAAATAGTAagacagttttaaaaaaagaattctaaattATATGTAATAGTAGCTAAGAATGATATTGAAAAAGTCTCATTTAATGTGACTCAAGATTTAACTTGCCATTATCTATTGCTTATTTATTCAGGGCTGTAAATAACACTTatatagagacatagagagatgtgtaaaaatgaaacattgtgaaaaaaatacagtttttcaatttcatatgAAACTCAAAGTATAAGTTCGGTCCAATGTGGAATGTACCTACAGTTGTTTATATCAGGGCTCTAAAatccatataattttaaaaatttttgttaaaaaaaaaaaaaccagctgaCCCACCCTGCAAGTTCATTGTGTCTTGCTTGCTCAGAATGAGCATTTTGCAGGAGTGGTTTTTTTGCTTCTTCCTTGAAGTCCACTTTGATTCCTTTAAAGTTGTACTGGCCCAACTGTGGAAAGACAATTTCCATGAAGAGTCCGATGGCAGTGGGTGTGTGGGAGAggcagataaggggagggaggagggagacaaaAACCCAAATCCTTATGAAGGATGGAAAtcagttgttaaattttaaaGGGTATCCAATGGCTTTTTCCAGGCACTCCACTAAAGAGCCAGCGGAAAGAAAGTCCCTTTCTACTTCCACGAATTTGATATAGATGGACTTAGGGGACACACCAGGCTCCACAATGCAGTTCTGAGACAAAAAACCATTAATACCAACCCAATCTTTACTGAAGGTTTTGGTGTTTGCTTGGAAATGTAAAAACAAGCACTGCTGCAGAGTCCGAACCTCGGCAATCCCAAGGTAGCAATAGGTAATGCGGGTGGACTCCATGTCCACCTGTAAAGAGGCCTGTGATGAAAGAGTCTCTGTGTCTCCTCGGGCTTCCTTTCCTACATCCTGGGCACAGGGCTCTGAGTGGGGTGAAAGTGGCCTTTCAATACATTCTTCATAGCCAATAGCATAAAGGCCTGGGCTTTTGGGAATGCCTCCTGGTAATAAATATTGAACAACGTTCCCACCGGTTGGCTTAGAGTGGGCAATGGGTATCCAGTCAATCTCCATGTGCAACTCCAGGCATCTGGCTTCACTAATTGTGATTTCTAAGAAtttataataaacatttttccagttcattttctgTACTCGTGTCATAATGATCCGGccttcaggtttctctgaattgaAGTACTCCCGAAGACGTTTGCCAAGAGGCACCTGGGAGCTGATTTCAGCATAATGGTAACGGATGTCCTCTTTCCAACGAGTGTTGTAGCCAATGCCAAAAATGGCCAGTTTGTTAGAAAGATGGAGCCTGGAAAAGTCTGTCCAGCTCTGAAACAGTTCCCATTTTAACTGTACCGATTCCAAAATCTGCACAATATTTTGCATGATGTCACGCTtcctaaaaggaaaaacaaaaaaattcaggTGGACAGAGGATCACAGAACCACAGTTCTCATAAAATAGGTCTGAGGAAAATCTGCCCTACGTGGAATTAAAGGAAGCAGAAGTGGGCAGACTTCAATTACCTCTCTAGTCTGGGTGCAACTCAATTtggtaaaaattttttttaaataaaatcagacACTCAGATTTCAGAAATCACAAACACATCAAAAAGTAGCTATCAGCAATGTAAAGTTAATGGTGAGCTTTATGAGCTTTCATTCCTGAGTGACAGACAGTGAGAAACGCTGTATTTAGAAACGGATTTGTTACCACTTAAAATCATTTATAGTCCAAACCTGGTATTTCTGATACATTAAACCAAACTTACTTGGCCTGCACCTGCCATGTGACTCACTCAAGTACTTGGACCAAAAACAGATATAAAacaagatagtattttcttcctttttcaaaaatgaGTTAAAATGTATCACCACCTCAATGTTTTACTAATATCGCTGTAAGTTGATGTAGCACAACATTAAGCCATAAGAATGAATCTATGTGGGAAAGGCCTACATTCAATAGAAGCCATTAATcctaacaaaaataaacattagGAATAAGATTAAAGAATGTTGGAAAAGAGCTGAAAATATGGAATAAAACTGTCCAGGGAAAGAATCTGTAAAGGACAGCAGCAGTGAAGAAATTGCTTGAACAcacaagacaaaagagaaaacttgggAAATTCTTATTTCACATCTTGCTTAACTTGAAGTTGCAAATATTCCACGCTGGGTTGGTCAAGGGGATGTAGTAAGTTGAGTTCTTTTCTTGGTTGGTCTCATTTACAGCAGTAGCTAAGACCTTGGTTTTAATGGAATTCATTAGTTACACTGATTTACCATTCTTTAGGAATCGACTATATACAAATTATAGATTAAATTTGCAATATGTTGGACTACCACACTCACACACAGTCAAACAAAGGTGAAGAGTAAAGATGCACACGCCTGATTTACTAGCAGCTctttggaggaagaggagagagaactgTGGCCCTTTGAGACATTCCTACCAGGCTGAACACTCTTTGAGGGATATTTATGTGTATCGTTCCCAGACTACACATGATCACACAACAAATCTGTTCTCCTGTCCTCTTTATCTTTCGTTAAAGATTTCATAAATTGCATCATCTTCCTCTGGAGGTCAGAGACTTCAGTGTGGAAGCCCTTTTGTTTGTCTCTCATAGGTCCCAATAGATGAAAAGGCCCATCTAAATTCATTTGCTGCTTTGTTAAAGACTAACACCTATTCCTTAACATACATACTAGAACCTAGTAGGCACCTAAAGATTGTTTTTCTTGATGCTCTCAAGACCGCGGTCTAGGATTCTATTTCTGGATAGGCAAATTAGCTTCAAACAGAGAAAAACTGTTCCATGGCCAGCCTTGCAAATCCCTTATCCCAGTCTGctatctttcaaatgaattttattaggTCATAAGGAGGACCATGCAACAAAGTTCAAATGGTTTAACATAAAGCCATTCCTCTTATTGAAAAAGAACTTAAAAGCACACATTCTTCTGATGATAGGTGGGGAAGCATCATCTTCATGGTTGAAGGATGGCATATTTTATTGCAACTTATGGTAGCTAACCTGGTTAAGCCTTCCTGCGTCTACAGGGGAAAATAATACAACTTCACAAATGAAGATAATTTGTTTAGCATTGTCACAGCCCTACACCATCAGTAAATGTTGCAGTCAGACACTGCAGGGAGCAGTTCTGGAGAGACCCCTGCACTGCAGAGTGAACACCCTAAGAGGAACCTCTTCAAATCTCTCACCGTGTGGGGGTGTGACCTGGAGAGAGGAGGCGGCACAGCTTGGAGATCTCTGCAGAGCCGGTCAGTTTCCTGCCCTGCTGATCTGATCTCAGCCTGGAGCTCCTAGGGCTCACATCAGCTCTTCGGAGCTATGGAGCACAAACGGGGAGCTAGACCCAGAGTTATTCAAACAGTCCCTGCGATCTGTTTGTCGTTTTTCCTGGACTCCGGAGTTCCAACAACGGGAAAAGTTCAGGTGGTTTGAGGTTGGTGGCACCGATTCTGTGCAGTTTGAGTTCAGCCCCAGTTACACCAACTGCAGGGCCTCCCCTGTAGATCTCTGGTGGCTAAAGGGAGAGGTGGGACATTTTAGTGAAAGAGCCAATGGCTtttttgggagtggggtggggtatgGGGAAGGATGGACTAAGAACTTGTTAAACTTCAGTTTAAAAATTGTAGAAGTAAAGTGTTTCCCTTCTTTGGGGACACTTTAGTTCCACAGTCATAAAAGATTAGACCTAAATCTAGTCAAGGGATAATTTCAAACTTACTGAGTTTGAAATTATTTGTCCTCATGTTAATCAGAACTGGCCACTAAAATAATAGGATCTTAGACTTGGAAGTGATCTCAAAGGTCCTCAATGTAAAATctctaaggaaaaagaaatgccctctacaatatccctgacaagtggtcatctagtatCTACCTGAAGAAATCTAGTGACAGGGTACTTACTTCCCTCACAAGCTAGATCAAGATCCTTAGCTCAAACTTCCACTACCCACCCCCAGCTATGGCATCAGGCCCAGTGGTTAATGTTCTGGTCCTAGG
This Trichosurus vulpecula isolate mTriVul1 chromosome 2, mTriVul1.pri, whole genome shotgun sequence DNA region includes the following protein-coding sequences:
- the MSANTD2 gene encoding myb/SANT-like DNA-binding domain-containing protein 2 isoform X1, whose translation is MAAPCGSELPTDSPLKIPKMEVLSPASPGGLSDGNPSLSDPSTPSGASPLGPGSAAGSGAATAAAGAGGLGLGARSAASSSVSFSPGGGGGGAAAAAAAACRGMSWTPAETNALIAVWGNERLVEARYQQLEGAGTVFGSKAPGPAMYERVSRALAELGYERTPSQCRERIKTLRRCYSRVKEHGVGKRKSSYTFEQLEQVFGQGGWDAQPCQPVLINSSGLYQELESDGSTMEDYSQEDWGNHSQDLHGYPTDQELDEMPVTKRTLKIKQESSEEAQKRDIMQNIVQILESVQLKWELFQSWTDFSRLHLSNKLAIFGIGYNTRWKEDIRYHYAEISSQVPLGKRLREYFNSEKPEGRIIMTRVQKMNWKNVYYKFLEITISEARCLELHMEIDWIPIAHSKPTGGNVVQYLLPGGIPKSPGLYAIGYEECIERPLSPHSEPCAQDVGKEARGDTETLSSQASLQVDMESTRITYCYLGIAEVRTLQQCLFLHFQANTKTFSKDWVGINGFLSQNCIVEPGVSPKSIYIKFVEVERDFLSAGSLVECLEKAIGYPLKFNN
- the MSANTD2 gene encoding myb/SANT-like DNA-binding domain-containing protein 2 isoform X2, whose amino-acid sequence is MNPLIGQLPKRQNELVRNTDYTLRRCYSRVKEHGVGKRKSSYTFEQLEQVFGQGGWDAQPCQPVLINSSGLYQELESDGSTMEDYSQEDWGNHSQDLHGYPTDQELDEMPVTKRTLKIKQESSEEAQKRDIMQNIVQILESVQLKWELFQSWTDFSRLHLSNKLAIFGIGYNTRWKEDIRYHYAEISSQVPLGKRLREYFNSEKPEGRIIMTRVQKMNWKNVYYKFLEITISEARCLELHMEIDWIPIAHSKPTGGNVVQYLLPGGIPKSPGLYAIGYEECIERPLSPHSEPCAQDVGKEARGDTETLSSQASLQVDMESTRITYCYLGIAEVRTLQQCLFLHFQANTKTFSKDWVGINGFLSQNCIVEPGVSPKSIYIKFVEVERDFLSAGSLVECLEKAIGYPLKFNN